The Thermodesulfobacteriota bacterium DNA window ATAATCCGGCAGATATTTAGCCAGTTTCAAGGGACGAATGGCTCCGGATCCGCCCAAAGGCGGGAACAGATATGCGATCATCAAGATATAATGATGGCTCCGGTCAGACGGCGTCATGTTTCGTCTCTCTGATATCTGTCCCAAGGACCAGTTCTGCCACACTCTTCTTCCGAAAAAACAATAAGCGCCGGGCCTGCCCCAGTATCTTCCGCTCACATAGAGCCGGTGGAAAGCGCCGGATCATCCTGGAAAAATCAACCAGAGCCGCCAGTCGGCCATGATTGCGCCAATTATCAAACACGTTAATATAATCGATTTCCATCCGCAGGCGACGGGCGATACGCCGCTTATGCCCTTCGGAAATCCCGCAGGCGGTTGCGTGTTTATCAAGGATCGCCAGGGATTCCCTGTGGAAAGAGATCTCCCGGGTCATGCTTTTACTGGCGTTGTGCTCCCGGAACCGGGCCAGCACCTGAGAGATGAACATCGGCTTTATTCCAGCCAAACCCATTCTCAGAAAAAACTCTCTGTCAAAACAGCAGTGCAGCGTTTCATCAAAACCGCCCAGCTCCTGGAAAGCGGACCGGCTCCAGAATGAAGCCGGCTGGGCAAATGTGGAGCTATACGTCCGGGAGACATAATATGCCGGCTTGGCTGGCCACCATGGTTGAAAAATTCTTTTTACCCCCTGGTCGTTAAATACAACGCACTGACCAGCCAGCAAATGGATTCCCGTCTGACCGGAAAAACTTTCGGCTGCAACAAACAAAGCCCCCGGCTCATAGAGATCATCACTGTTGATATAGCCTAAAATATTACCCGTGGCGTGTTCAAACCCTTTATTAATAGCTTGGCTCTGTCCTTGGTCCGGCCCGCTGGTCCAAAACGTCAGCCAGGGCTCATATTTTTTGATGATGGCGACCGAGTCATCGGTGGATCCGCCGTCAATAATGATGTATTCGAGATTGGGATATCCCTGCAGCAATACCGATCGTATGGTCTCTTCAATGTACTCGCCCTGATTA harbors:
- a CDS encoding glycosyltransferase family 2 protein, whose amino-acid sequence is MHSPSTDELVLPMSDKSGWPWTKETVPLPDGSPWPKITIVTPSFNQGEYIEETIRSVLLQGYPNLEYIIIDGGSTDDSVAIIKKYEPWLTFWTSGPDQGQSQAINKGFEHATGNILGYINSDDLYEPGALFVAAESFSGQTGIHLLAGQCVVFNDQGVKRIFQPWWPAKPAYYVSRTYSSTFAQPASFWSRSAFQELGGFDETLHCCFDREFFLRMGLAGIKPMFISQVLARFREHNASKSMTREISFHRESLAILDKHATACGISEGHKRRIARRLRMEIDYINVFDNWRNHGRLAALVDFSRMIRRFPPALCERKILGQARRLLFFRKKSVAELVLGTDIRETKHDAV